ATTGTTGATGGGATTAAGGATGTACATGCAAGGTCTCCAATGCTGCTGGCTTCTGGActgtgcagggctggggatgagcagGGGCTCACACAGTGAAAGCTGTGTTTGTTAAAGATGCAGTGTGCGTGCTGCCGCAGCAGGAGTGAAGTCACACCCCCACAGGTACAGGTCTATACTTGCTGAGCTAGCCTCAGGAACAGCTGCAGCCTGAGAAATTTATCAACAGCTGAAGTGGTGCAGAAGCATCAGCGGCACTAGGTTTAACATCCACACAGAAGCTACATCATCTACCCTAGATCTACCTTTGCTGCTGATCGGTTGGACTTGGGCTGAAGCAGTGCACATGGGGCTCCCAGGCTCCTGCTGGATGGAATAGTGCCAGCAGGAAGCTGACTCGTGTAAGTTTGCAAAGTGCAAGCAGGTCTGGCAAGGATGGGGAGTGGAAATGTGTTTACTATTTTGGAGAAATTACTTCCAGGAGAGAGATCAGAGGGCTAGGACCACAGGGAAACCCCAGGGTATTGCCCAGGGCTGAACAGGAGCCTGTCTAGAACTTCATCTCTGCACCATAAGTACCAAACAAAGGAGTGGGTGAGCTGAGAATCTGTCAGTGACCAGCTATGGGAAGGCAGCCCCATAGGGAGCAGGAGACTTAGATGCAACCAGAGTCTAATGTCAAAGTATTCTCAAGCTGGAACAGACTTCAAGAAAGCCACAAGACGTGGCAGTGAAGGGAAATGGAAGGACTGGGAGGACACAGCCACTCAGCATCGGATACCACAGTAACCATACCTTTAGGGCTGAATCCCAAGTGGAACGCTGGGGTCAGACATAGCAGCCAGGGAGTGGAGCCCACTTTGCACAGAGAGGTGCCCGGGGACGAAAGAGCACAGAGGGTCCCAGCTGCAAGACTGCTTTGGAAGGCTCAACTCCTTACGCTTCAGGATCAAACGAGCATGAGGAacgggggaggggttgggggaagtaAAGAGCGAGGAATGAGCTATTTGGTGTGTTTATAAAGAAGGCAGTAGCCCAAACAGGGGAAGAGAGCCGGGAACGAGCAAAGCCAGTTTATTGGGAACAGCGTTTGCTGATTTCCTTGCTGctttccccttctcttctgcaTCTGTCTGCCCCTAACCCGACGTTTCACTTGTCCTCTCTCCACTCAGGGATATTGGCCTCTACTAAGGCAGCCCGGTACTGCTGCAAGACACCACGAATGCTTTTAATGAACCCCTTGgacagggggaagaggggaaagccGATGTCAGGGTAACCACTCTTCTCGGGGAGGAAACTCCTGTagctctttctccttttctttggtTTCACACTAGGCTGCGAGGCAGAGTCCTGCGCGGCTTTACACTCGTCCGTTAGGTCTCTCGCCAGGGCGAGCCCTCTGGCGTGGCCCATGCTCTCGGAGTCTGAATACTGATGGCCGTCGCTGGCCGCGAGCGTCGAGGCTCCACATCCAGAGTCTTCcagctcctccttcccttctAGCGCCAGGTCGGAAAATTCCGCCGCAGCCgctgctgcccccagctcctgctccaagGGGCTGCTGTACTCGCCCTGAAATCCCCTGCTGTCAACCGGGCTCTCGGCCAGGGTGTCGCAcacagaaaggagagaggaggaatCGGCCCCGTTGGGGTGCTCGTGGCTCCTTTCCACCAGCTCGCTGGTCTCTAGCCAAGACTCTATCCGGTAGACCAGGCGCCAGCCGTTGCAGCGGAAGTGCTCGCGGATCTCGTGCTCGAAGACCTCCACTGGCTTGCGCAGCATCTGCATCATCGATTGGACCACACGGATCAAGGCCATCTCGTTGTAGCAGCGGCTGTTTTCGTAGCCCTCCTGAAGGCCCCGGTCGCTGTCGAACCCTGCCTCGTTGTAATAGGGCTCATTCACTAGGATCAGTCCTgccaggagagagggagagcaaAGAGTTAAACGGAAACCTCACACTGACCTGCGACCTACAGGGGGATCTGCTGGGCTCTGCCTTTGCTGAAGGGTGCTGAGGCCTCAATCTATCACTGCCCTCCCCACTAGGGAGCTCCCTCCAGCTTGGGCTGCTGCCATATTGACCCCTGCAGCACAAAGATCGCAAGCAGGGGTGCAGGCAGAGGGAGCAGCAGAGCAAGGTTGCCATGCTGGACTGGTAACAGGAGGTAATCCGGGCAGGTGCATGTCTAGCGGCTGCACCAGCATTTCATCCGGCCTCCGACTCTGCTTGGGACACTTGTGAGAACAGGCCTGGTGGCCTCCTGGCAGGGGCTGGTGGTCATTTTTCAGACTACAGGAACACCTCCCAGGTGGAGGCCACTCACTGTAGAAGCCCATGACTGGGCTAGTAACAGGTACAGTTGCTAGCTCAGCACGGGGTGAGGGACGAGGTGCGCTGCCGGGACAGAGGGGCACTGGAAGAGCGAGTGAAGGGGGAAATCTCTCACAGGCCTTGCCTGCGCTACGGTTAGCTGCCCACTTTTCAGGGCCAAACACATGAAAAAAAGTGTTGTAACAGAATCAAGCCATTCCTTGAAGTGACGCCCAAAGCTGCTTTTAGCGCCGACTGGGCCACATTTACTTTTGCCCTTTTCCTTTCCAGCCACTGTCTCTGGCACAGCCGCGGGCAAGCCACCCACACCGAGTTCTCGCCGGCTGACATTTTAGGCTGGTTGTTCTGCCTGGGTGTGATGATGACATGGTCAATGCCACCCTGTTGGCAATGCCCCCGACTGCTTTAATGCTCCTGACGGTGGGGTCATGACATTTCTCCCATGACCAGGCAACAGAAGGGAGAGGTCTAAGGCTGAGCTCTCAGCATTAACAAATCTCTCTGGTAATCCAGAGAAGTTTGCAAGAAGAAGTTGATATTTTATCCTCTAAATGGGGATTATCGGTTCCGTAGACAAGAAACAGCCTCTCTGTTCTGGGAAAAGACACCCCGAGGACTGAGAGATCAAATACCATAGACCAAATACTCCCAAGTCAGGCCCTGGCCTTTCTGGACAGCAGACTGCTTGCTAGAGAGTTTCCAAGCAGGGTTTAGCATTACCGGCTGTCTCGGTCAGGCAAGTCAGTGCTGCAGGGCTTGGGCACACCTGTGCTTCCTTTCAAAAGCCCACAGAGCAGTTTAGGAACCAGTGTAAACACAATTGATGTGTGCAAAAATAAACCAGATGCTAGCGAGGCTGGTGACTCACTGCCTATAAAGAGAAGGACCCAGGCTCAGCAGCAACCTCAGGACCTTCCTCTTAGGAGCTTTTTTAGGCGTTAGCAGCTGGCTGGAGGTGGCTGTGGTTCACCTTCCCAGGCACAGGGCAACAAGCAAAAGGCTAGTGAGGCCTGCTCTTGCAGAGAGGGGAAAGGGGTGAGGGAAGGCAGCCAAGAACAGAGGGATGGGTAACAGCTTGCCCCTGCTGCTTTGAGATGGGAAAGTGTGCTCCTTCACACAGCCCAGCAAGGCAAGTGGGGAGCccccagtgtccctccacgccccaccggctctgcagctgcatttACCTTGGATGGAGATGAGCACCTGGAGAAGGCTGGATTTGCTGGTCCACCTTTCTGTGCCCTGGAACACACACAGAAGTTATCACAGACAGCTTGTCATGAGCAACAGCGAACACCGCATCCGTCCTGGTCAGCATTTAACACAGAAAACAAGGGAGGCGACAGCCTTCAGACTGCAGCTAATAGTGACCAAGGCGCACGCCAACATTTACTGCCTGGGCCCGACCCCAGCTGTGTTTGTGCACACCTATTTTAAAGGTCTGTGAGTACAGTTCAGGCTTGGGTACAATTATGGGCCTACTGCACTGGCTTCAGGCTGGACATGGCCTGGGCAGATACTGTGGAAGCTTGTACACCCTAATCCAGGTATGCAGCACCTGCCTCGCTGCTCCAGAACCGGGGTCTCAGGTGGGGCCCGCTCCAGCCCTGCTGATTGTGTCAATGGGTAGATATTTATTGTGGTGCCCAAACAGGAATGAgagaccctcccaccccacaaagtCATTCACCGCtacccacaacctcccttgaaccTAGCTGTCCAGAAGCTAAGAGTGAGGGTTCTCTCAACTCACTGTGCCCCCTATGTCTTTGCTAAGCTTGTTTCCAGCATGCCTTGGCTGCTCACCACAGAGAAGGCAAAAAAAAGGCCAGAAAGACCAAGTCCCAAAGGGTAGGAGAATGATCCCTGTTCACACTATGATCCCTGCGCACACCCTCAGCTCTTATCAGCCCCGACAGGGGCCTGTGGCTAATACTAGCCGGTCCACAGCTCATCTTCCAGGGACAAACGTGGGTTTTGAGACACTCTTTCAAAATCTCTCTCGAACACTACCCTTTGGCTCTGTCTACTCCATCCATCTATCCAGAATTCAAACCCAGACTATCAGGGCTGGTTCAAGCCCAATGCAGACAGGGCCAGCACAAAGCTTGGATGCTCATTCCCCAGTTTGCTCTCTGAACTGGAAAACTGTCAGGCCCCTGGGGCCAGTGAGAAGCAGCAAACACCGCTGCCTAATTGCGGAAGTCTGGCTCCGTTTAAAAGCCATGTGCTGTGCAAAGGGACTGAAGACAGCATTACCTTTCCTATCCAGGTTCCCAGAAGGCTGACGCAAACCTTGCCATTGTCGTACAGGTTGGGGTTCAGTCTCCCGCTGCACTGGGAGAGGTAACGGAAGAGAGGGGGGACAGCTGGGTAGATGTTGGGTAACTGGATATCGAACAAGAAGAGGCCGTCTTCGTAAGGAGTGCGTGTGGGTCCTTTAATAAGTGCTGAAAAGAGATCCTGTGAAGAGAGGAGATGTGAGCACAAATAGGCATGGGCTAGAGTGAAAGCCAGGGCTGCCCTCTGTCCAAGGAAAAGAGGCAAGCCCTGGTAACAAGGCAGATTGagtttggggagtgggggaggaagagacagAGGCTTTAATTAGCTTAACACTAACTGGGGACTTGGAAGAACTAGCTCAAGCCTTGCAGATCTCCTGCGGGTGCTAGCTTTGGGCTGTGCTCTTTCACCTGAGACTGAACTTCACCCACCACACTTACACCCTTCAGGCCTGGATGAGTGATCTGAAACGGGATTTCAGAGGGGGCTGGTGCACGGTTCCACTCCACGACTGGCTACGCCCTCTGGCTTGTTGGCTCTCCACCCGCTCACGCTCCCTGCTTAGCCGAATTACACAGCCCAGGTTTATTTGGTGAAGTAATTCTAGTATCAGATTCCCACATACTCATTGTTTATTACCAGGGTTCTTGGAAATGTAAAGGGGAGCCAATTTACTGTAATTATAAACTTCAGCCAAGTGTAGATGCCTTGACAGCTCAGAATAGGGGATTAAGTCTGGAACTCCCTCCTGAGCCTTCAACTCTCAGGTTACGCCCAGTCACCgtgctaacacacacacagactggaGCATACGGACTTGCCATTCTGTCTTCAAACGTCTTGACCATGATGCCATCAGGCAGAGAGGTCGCCAGCAATGCCATTTCTTTCCTCACTGTGCTGAAGAACTTCTTGGCTTCTGGTGGCTGGAACTCCATTTTCTTAAAGGCATGGGTATCTAAGGAGCAAGGGGCGTTACAACCCATCAGATTACAGAAAACCCTCCTCCAAAATCAAACGCCttcaaagggaagttttttcccccctcaacaATTGCGCCCAGTATcgtggggaggagaaagagaagataCTGGTCAGTGAAGCTGGGGAAACATGGCTGTATTGTTATTTGAGATCTCAAGCCACGAGTTAGCAGCAAGGCGCTAAAGCAACTACATTGGGACCACATCTGGGCAAGAATTTACACCTCAGCCAAAGAGCTGTGTTAATAGCCTCTTTCTCCACAGCTACAGGCTCAAAGCAGAGGTTGGGTACGTTTTCCCAGCTGACCTGTCCAGGATGATCTGTTTGCCAGATATCTGAAGCTGTGCTGTCACCGATGCACCACAGAACCAGGCACTCTTGTTTATTTCTGGCAGGTGAAAGTTGGTTTGTGTTAACAAGGTCACTGCGCTCAGAGGAGGCACAATCGATACAAGAACATCAGCTGTCTCCATTTCCATTTTGCCTCTCACCCTCCAGCCCTCCACCTTCCCCCAGTCAAGAAAAGCTCGTTTCAAACTTAGTTGCAACAAGGTTTTCATGCTGGTAGGTTGTGGATCGCAACAGCCCTCAGCAAAGCTGGAGTGCCAATCTTTGAGGCAAGGGATTCCTACACCACACACTGCTGCAGAGCGTCCAAGTCAGAACAGccaaaaggggaaagaaagggaaCCTGTACCACAGCCACATCATGTGTGACAGCGCTCTGAGCACATGCAAGACACCCAGGGTCATTTCCCAGACCAGACCCCTCTACAGATAGGAGCCCTCTTTAATTGCCCCTTCCCAAGTGACTTACGAGTTCCAGGTGGGTAACACCTCTCCCCTTCTCCTAGAAGCAGGGCCATTGAGAGAGGGGGAGTGACTGCAGGGAACTCCtgctggggtacaggagtctcAATGGGGAAGGCAGTGGAAGAGTTAGTCCAGCCCTCAGGTGTCACACTCACCTGGGGCATATTCCAGCACAGAGAAGACCTCCCCCTTGGCACTTGTGAAGGTGACTCCAGGCTTGCCTCCGCTCTGCTGGCAGAGCACTGGGGTCTCACTAGGCCACTCCGACCTCACTGGCGTCTGTGCCTcagctttttcttctttcttctccgTCTCCACCATAGCTtccatcttctcctcctccacaatGGCAACGTTATCCAGGGTCTTCTTCAGATTCTCCTGCAGCTTTTTGATGTCGTCCAAGAACTTCTTCTCCCGGGTGGGCTTTTCGGGCTCTACTGTTGGCGAAGTGGGAGAGCCCGTCAGCAGCTGCTCCACAGTCATGTTCTTCAGGCTCTCTAAGATCTTGATGGCCTCCTTCAGCTCTCGGAAACTCTTTGGTGCTCCCTCTTTCCCAGCTTTCTCTGCAGTTAGATCAGCAACCGCCATTGCCACGGCACCCTGCACTTGTTCCTCTACCTTTTTCACCTCTTCCGCTACAGGCTCCTCAGGCTCCGGCTCTTCAGTTTTCGGGTGGTCGTCTTCCATAAGGCCGTTGTCCGTCTCCCAGCTATCGCTCTCATCCTCCCATTCATCGGAGGATGCCCCGCTGGTGCTGCCATCTACAGAATCATAGTCAGATTCTTCAATCTCCGATTCTATGTTGTATAAGTGCTAAAGGAATCAAAAACAAAGAAGTGAGGTGGTATAGGGCCGAAATACACATGCTTTATTTATGGTCATCTTGGATGGAGATAAATCAGTCTCTACTGTTAAAAGGAAACGGACAGTTAGAAACAGTGATCCTAGCAACACCAAAATCTCCCCAAAAGGCAATTTTTTCTTTATCTATGTAAGGTGGATTCTATCTGAGCTGAGTCCTGCACTTATGAAGCTCCTGTGAGCTGGGTTCTGAAtcaacattccccccccccggccccaacccCGAAAACAGGGTGTTTTGGAATAGCAGGGTCAGTTTTAAAAAGAACCCAGCTGTCCCAAAAGCTGGGGCTTCCATTCCAGACCAGAGAGAGCATGTATGCTAGAACTGCAAGACTGAAGTCCCAGCTTTCTGAACCCCACACAAATTTTGCAGTTGTTAACGTGTCaaatttgtatttctgtttttgCAACTGAGCCAGCTGCTGTGTGAATACACTATGCCAGCTTGGCTGTGTCTGCATTCCACGCATCTACAAAACAATGCCTGAACTAGCTAGAATGCGCATGTTTCACTACCTTCTTGTGTGGCACACTGTAACTGCTATCGGCACTCTGCTATGAACAGTCTCCAGCCACTTTTTCACTGCCACTTTTTAAGGTTTAATTGGGATAAGGAAACCTTACTAGAATTGCTGACCTGACTCTCTTATAAATGTGCTTTCTCCCTACCCCTCTTCACTACCTACCCTGAGAGTCTAGCTTCCCCAGACTCCATcacaacccctcccctccacccccattcttGCAGCTCTAAATTTCAGGGGACTTTTGTGTGTGTTACATTTTTCAAAGACAGCCTTGCAAAGCAGACATGAAAATTTACCAACTCTGATACAAATTTGATTCATCTAGCCCCCCCATATGTCATGTGGGCAAGGGGAAACAAAACCTAATGGATAGCTCCAGGACAAGAAGTAGTTTGTAAGGTGTATTAAAGAGGTTTGTACGATGGGAAGTTTAATCCTGAACTTCTGAAAGTTCAAGTGATGTTGCATAAAACCTCTACAGCTGCTAAAAAGAGACACACTGATCACAGTAGCTAAAAGCCAGACATGCAGATGTGCAAGCTCTCcatacacagagctctgccaagGAGCCTCAAAATCCCCACCTGCACCAGCACAGTTATGCCAGTGGCAGGCCACTAAATAACTGATTGCCAGCTGCGATTAGATCCTGGGGAGCTAGACCAAGGCCACCAGACTTCCTGCCCTTGTGGCCTATCCCAAATCTGAGTTGAAAGGCTACTTTGTCAGCCAGTTATGCCATCTTCATGGTTATTTTTAGATCCACTGAAAGTGCCCAACCAGCTTGTCTCTGGCACACGCACAGAAACGAAAATTACAGTTCTCAACAGATAACTTAGGATCTCGACATTCACCAAAGTCCTGTAATTACGTGTTCAGACAGAATCCAAGGGAACGGAGCGACACAGCTTGCTGCAGAGGCGCGGCGTGAGAGCAGCTCTTTGTGGAGCATACACCAGACCTTTGATTCTGCCTGTGATCCGGTCACATGTGACAataggggggaagggagacagcagACTGCTTTGTAACATCCTCTTCCATTTCCATAGTGCAGGCATTGACCATTCTACTGTAATTAATGCAGAGCTgcttgaggtttttttttcttttggtgggttttttttttttaagtcttgatCATCAACTGCTTTCTGCACATGAATGAGCTTCTGTAGCAAGAGGAGTGATGTGTTCTGTGCTGCTCTGATAGGCGATGGGACCCTACAAAGGCAGGTATTCTATTTTCTTTAGAAGGTCTGTCTTCACTAAAAGAGACGAGGAGAGGAGAAACAGGACTAAAAGATAGACAAAGACAGGCATTCAAAGAGAGTTCAAAGAACCTGGAAACAGATGTGGAAGACAAAGTAAAGTGGTTCATTAGGCAGTGGATTAATGCGTTGATGTTCTTGGTTTTTGCACTGTGCTCATCTCTAACTGTTCATCTGGGGAGAGATTTGGGTTCGAGTCCAAGGTTATGTCACCATTTAGTGGTACTAGTCCAGATCCCGTGGAACTTTCCACACATCAAGTACTACCATCTAATTTAGTGCACTAGCTCGGAAATGGTCTAGAGCTAGAATAGCAGAGGTTTCAGGTCAGACTGATGTATTAGCAAAACAGAGTGGTGACTGGGCTAGAGTAGCATGGGAGGCTGTaggtcaggagtgagggtcaCTGGCAGATCTCTGTGGACAGAACTTTCTCACGCAATAATTGCATGGAAGCCCTATGATTGGATTacaggggtgctgcaggtcaggaaggAGGGTCATTGGTAGAACTGTGTGCATATAGTGGGGGGGTGGGAATCTGTCTCTATAGTAACAATCTAGACAACACCATCTTCTCAACACTCAGGAGCTGTGAAAAGATGTTATCAAATTCAGAGTTAGTTTTCAAGAAAAGGGAGAGACCAAACAAGACCAAGCACTTGTATGTCTAGGATTACAGGAGTGGGAAATCCCCCATCAGACAGGAGTGAAggtaaaaggaggaggaggaggaaatacaATGAGATTCAGTTACACAGGCTCCAGCAGTATCTTTGCATCCTTGATCCAAGAACACTGCATGTCATTAAACTGAGTTACAGAAAGTACTGTGGCCCCACTGACTAGACAGGAGCATCTTACCTGAGGCAGAATAATGGTCTTGGAGTTATCAGCCCAGACTACTTCCACTTTGCTGCTGACATCAACACGAGCCACCTGTCCTACCGAGGGCTATGGGAACAAGAGCAGCAACCAAAATATCACAATCTCTTTCTCAAGTACAGAGAATGAAGACTTTGAGAAATAGCTTTTCTCCAGGTAACTGAGGCATGTAAACATGGATCAAGTCTGAAGACAAGCTTTTGGCATGTCTCATGCAGTGAGACTatgggctgcagcaggagcaacCAGGCTGCTGAGATTCTATTTAGTGGGAAAATGTTTCCATGAAAGACTACCTTGGACACTACAGAAAGTCACCACCTAGGGAAACAGTGAACCATATTATATGATTACTTCTGACCAACATCAACATTTTAAAGCTCCAACCTGTGAGTATGGAAAGCAGTTTTGATTGCTTAGATGGCTATAAATGGGATCCTACCACCATTTCTTTTACTTAGGGTGCCATCTAGTGATAGTTCTAAGAATTTTGATTTTGAGCCAGCTCAGTTGAAGGAAGACCTACAGATTTTGCAGTTTGTTCCCGGAGCCCAGCACTTCCGTGAGAGCTAGGGCATGGATATGAAGGGCATGCCTAGGCTGACACAATCGGGGTAGAGAGGCTCACATTAGTGCTCTAAAAACAGCTGCGggaacagtgctttgaagttgcagctcaggctggcctTCAAGCTCTGAGGCTGAAACGCCAAACATGCCGCATTTGCCTTTTTAAACCCCACGTTTAGTGCATTCAGAATAAATAGCTTCTTAAACTGGAATAAAATTTACACAGGTCAGGTGAGCAGCTTTAGGCGTGTATTTCATGCTGCTGGAGCTTAGACATGCTACTGCTACTTGGCCTATCAGAGAGCTGAGACGTCTTCCACTTCTACCCTGCAGACCTCTGTTAGCGCAAGAGTCACTTCTAGGGTCTGCAAGTCCTGCAGCCTTAAGGAGGTCCACTACCGGTGAACAGCTCGCATTCTTTCCAAAAGGGAGGTCCCCCTCAGACCTCTCCTGACTCCTTAATCCAATTTAAGCATGTAAATCCAGTTTATAACAACAACAGCCCTATTTCTCAAAGCAAAACAAACGTCATTAGCTATAGACATAAACTGATCTTCAATCTCCCTCTGTTTGGGGCTGCCCTGGACTTTCCATCTTAGAAGTTATACTGAAAACCCGACTTGGAATCCCTACACAGATACTTGTTGGATTTAAATTAAGGCAAACAAATTTCATTCTCCATTTTTGGTTCTAGTTGCTTCAACTTTCAGGGCAGGTTTAATCCCTTTTCACACTGGCAAAGAGGATTTCAGAGTGACCTCGGTTAAAATCTGAGATGGTGCCTACTTAGGCCTCCAGGTTTGTATCTTCATTCCAGTGCCCTTTGACTCTGTCCAGGGTGGACAAGTGTCTTGTACACATGGGACCTTTCAGGCTAAGCCGGGGGCAGAAAATACAGTAGTATCAGGCAACACgagaggctgggattttcaaagaagattGTGGGGACTAGGTACCCAAATGGGACTTGGGGAATCCAATTCTCTTAGGACCCTTAGGAAATCCCAGGTAAAATGACTGCAGGCTGCTTCGGGCAACATGAGCATGGCTGAGACTCACCTCATCTTCCTTGGCCAACGCTCCCTCCTCGGCATTGCCAATGCGAATCACAATGTCGGTGGTTCGGAAGCGGAAGTCGGGGTGATCAGCAATATCATACACactcacatcctcctcctcccccatcagctGGCATTGGAGAGAACACACACGTGCACAGGTTAGCTCCAAACTACTGAACTGATTTCTAGACTCTGCCTTGGACACTTAAAATGCTTCCTGCATCTGCAGTTTGGTTCCCAGCACCTGTGGCCACTTGACGTCTTGTGACCATGCGCTGCTAATACAGCTGGTGCCTGCTGCTGCGCTCTGATCTGCTATTTGATATTACATGTGTCACCTCAGAAAAGGTGTAAGGGGTAAATTGGCATCCTGTCTTTTCATCCAGTTCATCCTCACCTTTTCTCTTAGGTTTTACACTACATGAATCATGAGCCAATGGGAACCACGGTACACCCCCTGTGAACATCCAGCTCTCTCAAAAACAGCTAGaaggtgagctgagcagagccagaGACAGGATTTATTTTGGATACAGGTTCCATGATCTCCGAACCAGCACAGCTGGTAGGAGGGTTGGATAAAAGGCTCATGACTTAATAGGAAACAGCATCCCCCCCGCCAAAGCGGATCACCTTTGCTTTCGCTTTGAGAAAAGCATCTCTATTTACTGGCATTAGGAATTAGTATTAGACATAGGGATGCGTCTCTGAGGCAGCctgggttatgtctacactacaaatgacTTTGGTATAACTTCTGTCGTTCAGGGTGTGACTAAGTCACGTAAGCTATACCTGAGCAAagtaagttataccgacataagcgCAGGTGTGGAGAGTGCTTCTCccagagcttctcccaccaacccAGCTACCGCCACTCATGGAGGCAGGAGATATTAAGCCGCCCctagagctctctcccatcagcttaaagcaccttcaccagaagcactacagcggtgcagttGCGCCGCTGTAAGTGATGTTGCATAGACACAGCCTGAGATTTTGTTCTAAGCCTGAACTAGCCCTGGTCACTTATACCACATGCACCACCCTGCGGGGGGGACAAAGGAAGAATGAGCCAGGTCTAGAGGGGCCATGGCAGCACTCCTCCAACTTGCCCACAGCCTAACAGGAGCCGGCAAGATGAAATACTCCGAGCTGCTGGACTTGGTGGGGGAGGAAGATGTGGTCTGTAAATGAGAGTGAAGGGTCAAGAGCGCTCTCATGGTGTTTCGGACGACCACTGAGCGATGGGCTTCTCTGCCAACTAGTAGAGGTGGAAAAAGTCAGAGGCCCAGCACCAAAGCTTTGAGAAATCAACTGTGGTTGTTTGTTCCAGCACCAGCCCCTCTCCTGGCCAAAGGCAGAAATTCATAGataactgaagggaaaaaaaccccagctgctccaggatgaTGGGGTGTGCAAATCTTCGAACATGCCTGCTCTGTGCCAGGTCACCACCTGCAGAAAcacaggctacgtctacactgcgtGCTTCTTTTGGTGGTGGTGTGTAGAGTATACACTAGCAGCGTGGACAGCGAGTCACAGCTCAGGCGAGCAGAACACAGACACACCTGAAGGGAGCGGGTATGCACTGAGCACATACCCTATATGGCTCTCTGCTCACCCAAGCCCTACCTTCCTGCCTATGCTGCTATTTTCAGCcatgtagtgtcccactgcctccccactgctggagcctccCCCAGTTGCAGGTCAGGGCTCTGCCAGCTCCCTGTGGGGGGaactgctgaagcctttcccctctgccagagcctttcactgacacgcGTAGTGACACCCCCAGCGTGGACGTGGCCTG
The window above is part of the Natator depressus isolate rNatDep1 chromosome 14, rNatDep2.hap1, whole genome shotgun sequence genome. Proteins encoded here:
- the UBE2O gene encoding (E3-independent) E2 ubiquitin-conjugating enzyme — encoded protein: MADQPAEPAPAPAAPAGGSQRLLFSHDLVSGRYRGSVRFGLVRLIHGEDSDSEEDEGGRGAGAGSSGGSECGGPGAGGAEESRASPLRRGYVRVQWYPEGIKQHVKETKLKLEDRSVVPRDVVRHMSSNDSQCGTVIDVNIECAVKLVGTNCILYPVNSKDLQHIWPFMYGDYIAFDCWLGKVYDLKNQVILKLSNGARCSMSTEDGAKLYDVCPHVSDSGLFFDDSYGFYPGQVLIGPSKVFSSVQWLSGVKPVLSTKSKFRVVVEEVQVVELKVTWITKSFCPGGTDSVSPPPSVITQENLSRVKRLGCFDHAQRQLGERCLYVFPAKVEPAKITCECPERNCVLGEGSVAKKVRRLLKKQIVKIMSCTPDSQGTNEPPDGESTASADQKSEELKTRSKCELGDSANGTLHLGELKEEQPEEMGKETSCAAAGRQQQPPFLLKDDGSPDYRLQSMEQDADDEAADDTDDTSSVTSSASSTASSQSGSGIGRKKSIPLSIKNLKRKHKKKKTKISREFKPGDRVAVEVVTTMTSADVMWQDGTVETNIRSNELFPVHHLDNNEFCPGDFVVDKRAQTSQDPAVYGVVQSGDHIGRTCVVKWFKLKASGDDVELMGEEEDVSVYDIADHPDFRFRTTDIVIRIGNAEEGALAKEDEPSVGQVARVDVSSKVEVVWADNSKTIILPQHLYNIESEIEESDYDSVDGSTSGASSDEWEDESDSWETDNGLMEDDHPKTEEPEPEEPVAEEVKKVEEQVQGAVAMAVADLTAEKAGKEGAPKSFRELKEAIKILESLKNMTVEQLLTGSPTSPTVEPEKPTREKKFLDDIKKLQENLKKTLDNVAIVEEEKMEAMVETEKKEEKAEAQTPVRSEWPSETPVLCQQSGGKPGVTFTSAKGEVFSVLEYAPDTHAFKKMEFQPPEAKKFFSTVRKEMALLATSLPDGIMVKTFEDRMDLFSALIKGPTRTPYEDGLFLFDIQLPNIYPAVPPLFRYLSQCSGRLNPNLYDNGKVCVSLLGTWIGKGTERWTSKSSLLQVLISIQGLILVNEPYYNEAGFDSDRGLQEGYENSRCYNEMALIRVVQSMMQMLRKPVEVFEHEIREHFRCNGWRLVYRIESWLETSELVERSHEHPNGADSSSLLSVCDTLAESPVDSRGFQGEYSSPLEQELGAAAAAAEFSDLALEGKEELEDSGCGASTLAASDGHQYSDSESMGHARGLALARDLTDECKAAQDSASQPSVKPKKRRKSYRSFLPEKSGYPDIGFPLFPLSKGFIKSIRGVLQQYRAALVEANIPEWREDK